The Brevibacillus humidisoli DNA segment AAGAAGATCGGGATCATGTACATCATCTGCTCGATCTTGATGCTGTTTAGGGGCGGCGTCGACGCTCTGTTGATGAGACTGCAGTTGGCGATGCCCGAGATGCAATTCCTCGAGGCGGAGCATTATAACCAAATCTTTACCACACACGGCGTGATCATGATTCTGTTCATGGCGATGCCGCTCATGTTCGGCTTGTTCAACATCGTCGTGCCGCTTCAGATCGGGGCGCGGGACGTGGCGTATCCTTTCTTGAACGCGTTAAGTTTTTGGCTGTTCTTCTGGGGGGCGATGCTGTTCAACGTCTCCTTCGTCATCGGCGGTTCGCCGGATGCCGGTTGGCTTGCTTATCCACCGCTGTCCGGACTCACCCATAGTCCAGGGGTGGGACAGAACTTCTACATCTGGGGGATTCAGATCTCCGGGATCGGGAGTTTGGCGACAGGGATCAACTTTATCGTTACGATCTTAAAAATGCGGGCGCCAGGAATGACGCTGATGAAAATGCCGATGTTTACCTGGTCTGTCTTTTCCAGCTGCATCATCATCATCTTTGCGTTTCCGATCTTGACGGTGACCCTGGCTCTGCTGTTCCTCGACCGTTTTCTGGGGACCCACTTTTTCACGCTGGATGCCGGCGGAAACCCGATGATGTATATCAACCTGATCTGGATGTGGGGGCACCCTGAGGTCTATATCGTTGTGCTTCCGGCATTCGGTATCTTTTCAGAGATTGCGGCAACGTTCTCCAAAAAGAAATTGTTCGGCTATAAATCGATGGTTTTTGCCATGATTTCAATCAGTGTCTTTTCCTTCTTCACCTGGGCCCACCATTTCTTCACGATGGGCTCTGGCGCCGACGTCAACGCCTTCTTCGCGGTGACGACGATGGCAATCGCCATCCCGACCGGGGTGAAGGTGTTCAACTGGCTGTTTACGATGTTCCGCGGCAGGATTACCTTTACCACACCGATGATGTGGATGATCGCCTTTATTCCCTGCTTCGTCATAGGGGGCATGACCGGGGTGTTGCTGTCTGTAGCGCCGGCTGACTTCCAATTCCATAACAGCTATTTTCTGATCGCTCACTTCCATCAGGTGCTGATCGGCGGTGTGGCCTTCGGGTACTTTGCGGGCTTGTATTACTGGTGGCCCAAAATGTTTGGGTTCAAGCTGAATGAGCATTTGGGCAAATGGGCCTTCTGGTTTTGGAACATCGGCTTCTATGTCTGCTTTATGCCGCAGTACGTCCTGGGACTTGACGGAATGACCCGCCGGATGTACACCTATGACTTCGACATGGGCTGGGGACCGCTCAACCTGGTTTCTACCATCGGCGGATTTATGATGGGGATTGGCTTCATCTTTCAGGTGTGGCAGATTGCCTACAGCATCAAGAAGAATCAGAAGGATGTCACAGGCGATCCGTGGAATGGGCGGACGCTGGAGTGGTCGATTCCTTCTCCGGCTCCCCTCTACAACTTTGCTACGCTGCCACAGGTAGAGGCGGTAGACGATTGGTGGGAGAAAAAGCAGAAACGGGAACAAGGCATCGCTCCGCCTCCCGCCCCGCCGTTGGAACCGATTCATATGCCGAAAAACTCAGGGATTCCGTTTATCAAATCGCTGCTGTGGTTCTTTGTCGGATTTGGGTTCGTATGGGGCTGGCTGTGGATGGCGATTCCGGCTCTGATCGGTGTCGGGATCTGTATGTTGGTTCGTCAGTTCTCCTACGACACGGACTACTACATTCCAGTCAGTGAGGTTCAAAAAGCGGAAGCGCAAGCAAGGGGGGCGGCACTGTGATGGCTCATGCAACAGCAACTGCGCATACCGGAGAGCATGCACATGGTCATGATCACGAACATGAGCATGAATCGATGAAAACCTTTGGCTTTTGGCTGTTTTTGATTACGGACTGCATATTGTTTGGTACATTGTTCGCCACGTACGTTGTCCTGCGGGGCAACACCAGTGGCGGACCGACTCCGGCAGAATTGTTTGAAATGCCGGGGATCATCGCCGAGACGTTTATCCTCTTGACCAGCTCCTTTACCAGTGGACTTGCGGTGCTGGCGATGAATCGGGGCAGGAAAAACCAGCTGATTGGTTGGCTGGCGGTGACGGCGCTGCTCGGCGCTGCCTTTATTGCGCTAGAGATGCTCGAGTTCGTCAACATGGTGCATGAGGGAGCGACGA contains these protein-coding regions:
- the cyoC gene encoding cytochrome o ubiquinol oxidase subunit III; the encoded protein is MAHATATAHTGEHAHGHDHEHEHESMKTFGFWLFLITDCILFGTLFATYVVLRGNTSGGPTPAELFEMPGIIAETFILLTSSFTSGLAVLAMNRGRKNQLIGWLAVTALLGAAFIALEMLEFVNMVHEGATIATSAFLSSFFVLVGTHGLHVSLGLIWMIGLMLQLRKRGITPVTKRKVDVICLYWHFLDVVWIFVFTVVYLMGVM
- a CDS encoding cbb3-type cytochrome c oxidase subunit I; this encodes MLDSIKDFASEFFVTGDPLILGAQVSIAIAMVAILFVLSYFKKWGWLWREWLTTVDHKKIGIMYIICSILMLFRGGVDALLMRLQLAMPEMQFLEAEHYNQIFTTHGVIMILFMAMPLMFGLFNIVVPLQIGARDVAYPFLNALSFWLFFWGAMLFNVSFVIGGSPDAGWLAYPPLSGLTHSPGVGQNFYIWGIQISGIGSLATGINFIVTILKMRAPGMTLMKMPMFTWSVFSSCIIIIFAFPILTVTLALLFLDRFLGTHFFTLDAGGNPMMYINLIWMWGHPEVYIVVLPAFGIFSEIAATFSKKKLFGYKSMVFAMISISVFSFFTWAHHFFTMGSGADVNAFFAVTTMAIAIPTGVKVFNWLFTMFRGRITFTTPMMWMIAFIPCFVIGGMTGVLLSVAPADFQFHNSYFLIAHFHQVLIGGVAFGYFAGLYYWWPKMFGFKLNEHLGKWAFWFWNIGFYVCFMPQYVLGLDGMTRRMYTYDFDMGWGPLNLVSTIGGFMMGIGFIFQVWQIAYSIKKNQKDVTGDPWNGRTLEWSIPSPAPLYNFATLPQVEAVDDWWEKKQKREQGIAPPPAPPLEPIHMPKNSGIPFIKSLLWFFVGFGFVWGWLWMAIPALIGVGICMLVRQFSYDTDYYIPVSEVQKAEAQARGAAL